One Pecten maximus chromosome 16, xPecMax1.1, whole genome shotgun sequence DNA window includes the following coding sequences:
- the LOC117345400 gene encoding uncharacterized protein LOC117345400 has translation MDALRLLVTFAVVVCIVTAQRPRGMGSNAGSTLDPRLSTSMGAGMGTGRGPKTANPSSGMGNRLLMMSVLRQQEMLMPYIMCKSCLEYSPFYACVMMEMCTFAN, from the exons ATGGATGCTCTAAGACTTCTCGTTACGTTCGCTGTTGTTGTATGCATTGTGACGGCGCAAAGGCCACGTGGTATGGGTTCGAATGCTGGATCAACTTTGGACCCCAGATTATCCACTAGTATGGGGGCCGGAATGGGTACTGGGAGGGGACCAAAGACCGCTAATCCTTCTAGTGGCATGGGGAACAGACTTCTCATGATGAGTGTTCTCAGACAACAAGAGA TGCTGATGCCGTACATAATGTGCAAAAGCTGCCTGGAATATTCACCCTTCTACGCCTGTGTGATGATGGAAATGTGTACATTCGCCAACTGA